A single region of the Triticum dicoccoides isolate Atlit2015 ecotype Zavitan chromosome 2B, WEW_v2.0, whole genome shotgun sequence genome encodes:
- the LOC119366472 gene encoding nudix hydrolase 26, chloroplastic-like: MTVAAARCLILTPTVSSSSAVLRLPRIARRRRPPSCSASPLAVFATMDSPPEGYRTNVGICLADPSLTKIFSASRIDIPTAWQMPQGGIDPGEEPRAAAIRELREETGVRSAEIVAEAPNWLTYDFPADVKDKLNARWGTNWKGQAQKWFLFRLTGGDDEINLMGDGSEKPEFSEWAWMTPQQVIEKAVDFKKPVYEETLKHFAPYLQSDPPASS, translated from the exons ATGACGGTGGCCGCCGCACGCTGCCTCATTCTCACCCCCaccgtctcctcctcctccgccgttcTCCGGCTCCCCCggatcgcccgccgccgccgcccgccctcttGCTCGGCCTCGCCGCTCGCCGTGTTCGCCACCATGGACTCGCCGCCCGAGGGCTACCGCACCAACGTCGGCATCTGCCTCGCCGACCCCTCCCTCACCAAG ATCTTCTCCGCGTCCAGGATCGACATCCCCACGGCGTGGCAGATGCCTCAG GGTGGGATAGACCCAGGGGAAGAGCCGCGAGCAGCTGCCATTAGGGAACTGAGGGAAGAAACCGGTGTTAGATCTGCCGAGATTGTCGCCGAG GCCCCCAATTGGTTGACATATGATTTCCCCGCGGATGTCAAAGACAAGCTGAATGCTAGGTGGGGAACCAACTGGAAGGGCCAGGCTCAGAAGTG GTTTCTATTTAGGCTTACCGGGGGTGATGACGAGATCAACCTGATGGGCGATGGATCCGAGAAGCCGGAGTTCTCCGAGTGGGCATGGATGACCCCTCAGCAAGTGATTGAGAAG GCTGTTGATTTCAAGAAACCTGTCTACGAGGAGACACTGAAGCACTTCGCCCCGTATCTACAGTCAGATCCACCAGCCTCGTCGTAG
- the LOC119366470 gene encoding pentatricopeptide repeat-containing protein At2g37230-like, giving the protein MARRHLLPLLSRTPHAHAPTPTPIHLRNAFCSSSTAAPATIDASPPAASPADDAAAATTEAPREEKPLHETILHIIRRRKWTTRMENSVRLLCPALSAPVVHGVISAAAAAGRADLALQFFRFAYRRAGFRPELATFALLVPLLASRGMLNHARCILLDTMPSFSASPDEATVAALLAAYGRAGIPQEAVKLFRLMPDLGITRTALSYNAVLKAILCRGRESMARRIYNAMIADAVAPTLSTYNTLIWGFGLCNKMDSAVRVFGDMKAHGVTPDVTTYNTLLNAWVRKGDLESARKVFDEMPGAGFERNSISYNVMIKGYVDANKVEEAVGLVTEMGEKGLRLSEKTFAALMPGLCDDEGKTAEARKAVADMAERRLTPKDKSVFLRLVSTLCKAGDLDGAFEVHKKSGQFKHVLVDPRQYGVLMESLCAGGKCDGAVEVLDELLEKGTLLSPKSPVLEAPAYNPVIEYLCNNGNTNKAETFFRQLMKKGVDDKSAFNSLIRGHAKEGALEAAKEILAIMTRRGVPTDPHSHALLIDSFLKKNEPADAKTALDSMMEHGHLPRPALFQSVMVALFNDGRVQTASRVMKSMIEKGITENMDMAHKIVEALFMRGHVEEAIGRVNLMVENGCMPDLDKLLAALCEKDKVMEAQKLADFALDRDFEVSFSTYDRVLEALYTEEKTLPAYSMLCKIKHKGGVVDQKGCDALMDSLKAGGYSKQADILSRILVENGSSTSKRGKKSAMGA; this is encoded by the coding sequence ATggcgcgccgccacctcctcccgctCCTCTCCCGCACCCCCCACGCCcacgcccccacccccacccccatccACCTCCGCAACGCCTTctgctcctcctccaccgccgccccggccaccatCGACGCATCTCCCCCCGCCGCATCCCCCGCGGACGATGCAGCGGCGGCCACGACGGAGGCCCCGCGGGAGGAGAAGCCCCTGCACGAGACGATCCTCCACATCATCCGGCGCCGCAAGTGGACCACCCGCATGGAGAACTCGGTGCGCCTGCTCTGCCCGGCGCTCTCGGCGCCGGTCGTGCACGGCGTGAtctccgccgcggccgccgccggccGCGCCGACCTCGCGCTCCAGTTCTTCCGCTTCGCGTACCGCCGGGCCGGGTTCCGCCCGGAGCTGGCCACCTTCGCGCTGCTCGTCCCGCTCCTCGCCTCCAGGGGCATGCTCAACCACGCCCGCTGCATCCTCCTCGACACCATGCCGTCCTTCTCCGCCTCCCCCGACGAGGCCACCGTCGCCGCGCTCCTCGCCGCCTACGGCAGGGCCGGCATCCCGCAGGAGGCCGTCAAGCTCTTCCGcctcatgcccgacctcggcatcACCCGCACCGCGCTCTCCTACAACGCCGTGCTCAAGGCCATCCTCTGCCGCGGCCGCGAGTCCATGGCCAGGCGGATCTACAACGCCATGATCGCCGACGCCGTCGCCCCGACCCTCTCCACCTACAACACGCTCATCTGGGGGTTCGGCCTGTGCAACAAGATGGACTCCGCCGTCAGGGTGTTTGGGGACATGAAGGCCCACGGGGTGACGCCGGATGTCACCACCTATAACACCCTGCTCAATGCCTGGGTGCGGAAAGGTGATCTGGAGAGTGCacgcaaggtgtttgatgaaatgccaggAGCTGGGTTTGAACGCAACTCCATCTCATACAATGTCATGATCAAGGGATACGTTGACGCCAACAAGGTCGAGGAGGCAGTGGGGTTGGTCACGGAGATGGGGGAGAAGGGTCTGAGGTTGAGCGAGAAGACGTTTGCTGCGTTGATGCCAGGGCTTTGCGATGATGAGGGGAAGACTGCGGAAGCCCGCAAGGCAGTGGCCGACATGGCGGAGCGACGACTCACGCCAAAGGACAAATCGGTGTTTCTGAGGCTTGTGTCGACATTGTGCAAAGCTGGGGATTTGGATGGGGCATTTGAGGTGCATAAGAAGAGCGGGCAGTTCAAGCATGTCCTGGTGGATCCGAGGCAGTACGGTGTGTTGATGGAGAGCTTGTGTGCAGGTGGCAAGTGTGATGGTGCTGTGGAGGTGCTAGATGAGCTTCTAGAGAAGGGCACACTACTCAGCCCAAAAAGTCCAGTGCTGGAAGCACCAGCCTATAATCCAGTGATTGAGTATCTGTGCAACAATGGGAACACCAACAAGGCTGAAACGTTCTTCAGGCAGCTGATGAAGAAAGGTGTGGATGACAAGTCTGCATTCAACAGTCTTATCCGCGGGCATGCAAAGGAAGGTGCGCTAGAGGCTGCAAAGGAGATTCTTGCCATTATGACACGCCGTGGTGTCCCTACCGACCCCCACTCGCACGCACTGCTTATTGATAGCTTCCTGAAGAAGAATGAGCCAGCTGATGCAAAGACAGCATTGGACAGCATGATGGAACATGGTCACTTACCAAGGCCAGCTCTGTTCCAGTCTGTCATGGTGGCACTTTTCAACGATGGCCGGGTTCAGACCGCAAGCAGGGTCATGAAGAGTATGATCGAGAAGGGGATTACCGAGAACATGGATATGGCACATAAGATCGTGGAGGCTCTCTTCATGAGGGGTCATGTGGAGGAGGCGATTGGTCGCGTCAATCTGATGGTGGAAAATGGCTGTATGCCTGATCTGGATAAGTTACTAGCTGCCCTTTGCGAGAAGGACAAAGTGATGGAGGCACAAAAGCTGGCTGATTTTGCGTTGGACCGGGACTTTGAAGTTAGCTTCTCAACCTATGACAGAGTCCTGGAAGCCCTGTACACTGAGGAGAAGACATTGCCAGCCTACTCCATGCTCTGCAAGATCAAGCACAAAGGAGGCGTTGTAGACCAGAAGGGTTGTGATGCTTTGATGGATAGCTTAAAAGCTGGAGGATACTCAAAGCAAGCTGACATTTTGTCTAGGATCTTGGTGGAGAATGGATCATCAACATCCAAGAGGGGCAAGAAGTCTGCCATGGGTGCATAG